From one Lolium rigidum isolate FL_2022 chromosome 4, APGP_CSIRO_Lrig_0.1, whole genome shotgun sequence genomic stretch:
- the LOC124650511 gene encoding NADH--cytochrome b5 reductase 1-like, which produces MEFLQGQSVETTVAVAVAVVAVAAGAGFILLRSKKPKGCLDAENFREFKLVQKNQISHNVAKFKFALPTPTSVLGLPIGQHISCRGQDATGEEVIKPYTPTTLDSDIGYFELVIKMYPQGRMSHHFREMKVGDYMSVKGPKGRFKYQPGQVRAFGMIAGGSGITPMFQVTRAILENPNDSTKVHLIYANVTYDDILLQEELDTLAKNYPDRFKIYYVLNQPPTVWDGGVGFVSKDMIQSHCPAPAADIQILRCGPPPMNKAMAAHLDDIGYTKEMQFQF; this is translated from the exons ATGGAGTTCCTGCAGGGGCAGAGCGTGGAGACCACGGTGGCCGTCGCGGTCGCTGTCGTTGCCGTGGCCGCCGGCgccggattcatcctcctccgcaGCAAGAAACCCAAGG GCTGCTTGGATGCCGAGAACTTCAGGGAGTTCAAGCTTGTGCAGAAGAATCAGATCAGTCATAATGTGGCCAAGTTCAAATTTGCCCTCCCGACACCTACTTCTGTGTTGGGCCTTCCAATTGGCCAGCATATAAGCTGCAG AGGGCAGGATGCTACTGGGGAGGAAGTAATCAAACCTTATACTCCTACAACGCTGGATTCTGATATCGGATACTTTGAGCTTGTTATTAAG ATGTATCCCCAAGGAAGAATGTCTCATCATTTTCGTGAGATGAAAGTTGGTGACTATATGTCTGTGAAGGGGCCCAAG GGCCGTTTCAAGTACCAACCTGGACAAGTGCGAGCATTTGGTATGATAGCTGGAGGATCAGGAATTACCCCAATGTTCCAA GTCACAAGGGCAATTCTTGAGAACCCAAATGACAGTACGAAAGTCCACTTGATCTACGCTAATGTCACGTATGATGACATTCTTCTGCAG GAAGAACTCGACACTCTGGCTAAGAACTATCCTGATCGCTTCAAGATCTACTATGTCTTGAATCAG CCACCTACAGTCTGGGATGGTGGTGTTGGGTTTGTGTCGAAGGACATGATCCAGAGTCACTGTCCAGCTCCTGCTGCAGACATTCAG ATATTGAGATGTGGACCTCCTCCGATGAACAAAGCCATGGCTGCGCACCTAGACGACATTGGCTACACCAAGGAAATGCAGTTCCAGTTCTAG